ACCGCTGTTCCGGGCCGAGCAGGACCGGCAGGCCTTCGCCGCTCCCATGACCACGTCGGGGATAGACCTCTACGGGCATCTCGTCGCGCCCGTGCTGCCGCTGCCCGTGGAGCAGGCGCTGCGCGTGACGGACGCCTTCTTCGCGCGCGGCACCGGCCTGCGCACGCCCGTCTCCGTCCGCGTCGGGGACCTCGTCGACATACTGCTGACGCCGCCCACCGAGCGGGAGCACCTCGGTGCCGAGATGCCCGAGCCCGATCTGATCGCCACCCCCGACGACAGCCGGTTCAGCGAGGAGCAGCTGACGAGCGCCCTGGAGCTGCTCGACCTGCCCGCGGACGCGCCCCGGCGGCTGTCCGGGCTGCTCGCCGAGGCACGCCGCCGCGACCCCGAACTGCCGTACCTCGTCGCCCTGCTGGCCGTCCACGCGGCGAGCCCGCCGGTCGGCACCGCCTACCGCCAGGGCGAGGAGAAGCTGCTGTTCGCCGTCGACGACGGCACGGAGCTCGACGACCCCGAGTTCGGCGGGGCCGACCTGATCGTCGGCATGGCCCTGCTGGACGCGGCGGGCATGGCGGCGGGCCGGACGGAGGCGGCGTGAACTCTCCGCTGAAAGCGCAGGCGAACTACGGGTCGTCCCAGAACAAGGAGCAGCAGCCGTGACCGAGCACGTCGAGTGGAGCGAGCCGGAGGGCGCCGCCGCGCCGGCGCCCAGCGCCGCCGTCACCCCCGCCGACGCCGCCGACGCGGCGCGGCTCGTCGCCTTCGGGCTGCAGCCCAAGCTCCAGCCCGCCCGCGACCAGGAGTACGCCGAGCTGCTGCGCCGCTACCGCGAGGACGCGCCCTTCGCGCGGCTCGCGGACGCCGTGGCCGCCGGTCTCGGCCTGGTCGTCCTGGAGGTGTCCCCGCGCGCGGGGATGGCCGTGACCGCCGCCGAGGACTCCGTGTTCGCCGTCCGCATGGGCGATTACGCGCGTCGCACCTCGGCCGACGGCACCGACCGTTTCCTGCACGGCCTCGCCCATCTCGCCGTCGCCGCCATGGCGTTCCCGCGCCCCGAGGACCTCGCCGACGACGGGTACATCGGGCGCGTCTCGGTCAACGGCGTCGACGCGTTCGTACGCCAGGCCTGCCGCAGGCTGGAGGAGCGGGCCGAGGAGACGGGGGAGAACACCGACCCGTCGACGGACGCGCCCGGTTTGGAGGCCGCCTGGCGGGTCTGGGCCCGCAGAAGCTCCGCCGGCGCCACCAAGGACGCGCGCAGACTCGCCGGCTCGACGACCGGCATCGTCGGCAAGGCCCTCGCGTTCCTCACCGACTCCGGGTTCCTCCAGCGCACCGGGGACGACGCCGGGGGAACGTACCGGACCACCGCCCGCTACCAGCTCCAGGTGCGCGACATGGCGGGCAGCGCCGCCCTCGCCGAGCTGCTGGAACTGGGCGTCGTCCCGGTGACCGACGGCACGGCGACGCTGCTGCCGGCCCAGGACACCGAGGACCTGGAGCTGGTGGCCGACGCCGGGCTGCCGTTCCACTCCTGACTTCCCGAACGCCTTTACGAACCGTTTCACGACTGCGTCTTACGACTACGAGAGTCCGCCCATGTACGAGCTGTCCCGGGTTCGCCTGTACTCCATCGGACCGGCCGGTGCGCGCTATGCCGACACCGTGCTGGACCTGCGGGGTGTCGGCGAGCCCGTGCCCGACCCCGCGCCCACCCAGGCGGAGTTCTTCGAGGACGAGCCCGTCGGGCCGCCCCGCAGGCCCGCGCCCGCGGGCGTGCTCTTCCTGGAGAACGGCGGCGGCAAGTCGGTCCTGCTCAAGCTGATCTTCTCGGTGATGCTGCCGGGCCACCGCAACACCCTCGGCGGCGCCAGCTCCGGAGTGCTGCGCAAGTTCCTGCTCGCCGACGACTGCGGGCATGTCGCGCTGGAGTGGCAGCACACGCTGACCGGCGAGTGCGTCGTCGTCGGCAAGGTGAGCGAGTGGCGCGGGCGGCAGGTCTCCAACGACCCGCGCAAGTTCGCCGAGGCCTGGTACTCCTTCCGGCCCGGCCCCGGCCTGAGCCTGGACAACCTCCCCGTCGCCGAGGCCACCGCCGTCCGGCCGCCCGTCGAGGGCGCGTCCGGCGCCCAGGGGCGGCGCCGCACCATGAAGGGCTTCCGGGACGCGATCACCGAGGCGGGCAAGGCGTACCCGCACCTCGAAGTGCACTGGGAGGAGATCCACGACCGCTGGATCGAGCACCTCGGCGACCTGGGCCTGGACCCCGAACTCTTCCGCTACCAGCGGGAGATGAACGCCGACGAGGGCGAGGCCGCCGGTCTCTTCGCGGTCAAGAAGGACTCCGACTTCACCGACCTGCTGCTGCGCGCCGTCACCGACACCCGGGACACCGACGGACTCGCCGACCTCGTCGGAGGCTTCGGGAACAAGCTGGGTCGGCGCGCCGAGCTGATCGCCGAACGCGACTTCACGGCCGGGTCCGTGGACCTGCTGGGCCGGATCGTCGAGGCCGCCGAGGCCCGAGGCCGCGCACGGGACATCCACACGGCCGCCGAGCGGCGCACCCGGACCCTCGCCCGGCGGCTCACCGCACGCGGCGTCCAGGAACGCGTCCGCGCCGGCGACCTCGCACAGCGGGTCACGGCCGCCGCGTACGCCGTCACGCACGCCGAGGGATCCCGCGGGCGCAGCGCCCTCATCGCCGCCGAACTCGCCTACCGGCACGCCTCGTTGGCGCTCACCGGGGCCGAGAAGTCCGCCGCCGCGCAGAAGCGGGAGCTGGCCGACGCGCGCACGCTGCACTCCGCCTGGCAGGCCGCCGAGGCCGTGCTGCGTCACCGAGCCGCCGCCGACCGCTCCGCGCGCGTGGCCGCCGCGATCCGCGAGGCCGAGCGGGACGCGGCGCCCGCGCTCGCCGCCCGCGCCAGGGCCGCCGTCGATCTCGTCCGCGCCCTGCACCGCGCCGCCGACGGCGCCGAGGCCCTCGCCAACGAGGAGGAGGAGCGCTCCGCCGGGCTCCAGGAGGTCGGCGAGGCCGCCCACCGGGACGCGACCGCCGCCGCCACCGAGGCGCAGCGCGCCCGCAGCGAGGCCGGACATCTGCGCCAGCGCCTGAGCGAGGTCGAGCAGGAGACCGCCGAGGCCGTGCGCGCGGGCTGGCTCGACGACAGCGCCCCCGACGCCGACCCGGCCCGGGCCGCACTCGCCGCGAGCGACGCCGAGAAGACCGCCGTCGCCGGATGGGACACCGCGCGCGAGGCATCGCGGCGCGCCACCGAGCACGCCCGCGAGGCCGCCTCCGCCGAGTCGCGCGCCGAACTCACGGCCGCCCGCGCGGCCGACGCCGCGACCGCGGCCGAGCGCGCGTACGACGCCGAGCGGCACACCGCCGAAGGACTGGCCGCGGAAGAGCGGCTTGCCGAACTGCTGAGCCTGCCGGGTGTCTCCGGAGCGGGGCGCGGTGGAGTACCGATGCCCCGGCCGGGAGCGGACGGCTCCGGGCCCGACGCCACGGCCGGGGCGGCGCAGGGCGAGGACACGAGCGACGCCGGTCGCCGGGGCGGAGAGCCGGACACCGGCAAAGCCCGCGGTGCCCGCCCGGCAGCCGAAGGCCCCCTCGCCCCCGAGGAGTTGGACCGGTACGCCGACGAGCTGCGGGAGCTGCTCGACGACGGGGTCGCCTCCGCCGAGCGCCAGCTCTTCGACCTGCGCACCGCCGCGGCCGACGACGCCCGGATCCTCGGCGCGCTCGGTGACGGCGGGCTGCTGCCGCCCGGCCCCGACGTGCTCGCCACGGTCGAGTTCCTCGGCGAGCACGGCATCCCCGCCCTGCCCGGCTGGCGCTACCTCGCGCAGGCCGTCGACCCCGCCGACCACGCGCGCGTGCTGGCCGCGCGGCCCGAGCTGGTCGACGGCGTGATCATCACCGACCCGGCCACGCACGCCCGGGCCCGCGAGGCACTGGGCGACGCCGCCCTGCTGCCGCGTTCGGCCGTCGCCGTCGGCACGGCCGCCGCGCTGCTCGCCCCCACTCCGGCCCCCGACGCGGGCGACAGTGGTGTCTTCCTCGTACCGCCGAACCCGGCGATGCACGACGAGCACGCCGCCGACGAGGAGCGGCAGGCGCTGCGCGCCCGGGCCGCCGAGCGGGACGAGGAGATCCGGGCGCTCGCGGCCCGGCTCGGCAAGGACCGGGAGCTGGCGGCCCGGCTCGCGTCCTGGCGCACCGGCTGCCCGGCCGGACGGCTCGTCGAACTCGGCAGCGCCGCCGGGGAGGCGCGCGCGTTCGCCGAGGAGGCCGAGGCCGAACTCGCCGAGGCACGCACCGTCCGGACCGAGGCCGACGAGGCCGCGGCCGAGGCTGCCCTGGTGCGCGACGAGCGGCAGGAGGCCGCCCAGCGTGCCCGGCGCGCCGCCGACGCGCTCGCCGGACTCGCCTTCCGGCTGCGCGAACGCGCCGGCTGGCAGGTCAAGCTGCGCGAACTCGCCGACGAGGCAGCCGAGTCGGAGGCCCGCGCCCAGGTCTGCCTGGAGCGCGCCCGCGCCGCCGACGAGGACCGCCGCGCCATCCAGCGCGCCGCTGACGACGCCCGTCGCACGGCTCGCGCGCTGCGCGCCGAGCGCGCCGAGATCGCGGGTGCGCCCGACGACGTACCGGACGATGAGTCGGCAGCCGCGAAGTCGTCGCTGCCCGCCCTGCGGGAGGCCTACCGGGCCGCCTCGCAGCTCTACGAGAAGGTCGGTGTCGGCGCCGATCTGCGGGCCGAGCAGGCGCGGGCCGAGAGTGACGAGAGCGCCGCGCTCGCGGACCTGGACCGGCTCAGCAACAAGGTGCGCACGCGCGCGGCGCAGCTCCTGGAGTCGACGGACGGCTCCGACGGGCCCTCCCGGCAGGCCGCGGCCGCCCGCGCCGAGGAGCTGGTCCAGCTCCTGGAGACGCGCATGTCGACCGCGAGCGAGCAGCTCGGACGGCTGCGCGGCGAGGCCGAGCGGCACGCGCCCGAGGACGGCGAGGCCCACACCGAACTGCCGGAGGAGCTGATCCCGCGCGACGGCGAGCACGCACAGGTTCTGCTGCGCACCGCCACCGGTGAACTCGCCTCGCGCACCGAGGCGTTGACCCAGGCGCGCGAGGCCCACGCCGAGCTGCTCGACGCGCACCGCGCCGCCGAGGACGGCGCCGGCGGCTTCGACGAGACGGCCGCCCTGCTCAGGGACCTGCTGCGCGAGCACGGGGACGACGAGCAGGAGGAGCCCGAGCCCTACCCCGGAAACCTCGAAGAGGCCCGCCGGGCCGCCGCCGAGACCCGCCGGTCGCTGCGCGGCTGTGCCACCGACCTCTCCGCCGCCGAGGCAGCCGTACGCGAGGCGAGCGACATCCTCGTCCGGCACGCCAACTCCACGCGCTACGAGCAGGTCCGCACCCCCGCCCGCCAGCAGATCCGCGAGCTGCCCGCCGCCGCGCTGCCCGAGCACGCGCAGAAGTGGGCGGACGCCTTCGCGCCCCGACTGCGCGTCCTCACCGACGAGTTGGCGCAGCTGGAGCGCAACCGCGACTCGATCGTGGACCGGCTGCGCGGCCTCGTCGAGTCGTCCCTGGCGACGCTGCGCTCGGCCCAGCGGCTGTCCCGCCTGCCGGAGGGGCTCGGCGAGTGGTCCGGGCAGGAGTTCCTGCGCATCCGCTTCGAGGAGCCCGACCAGGCCACCCTGACAGAGCGGCTCGGCCTGGTCGTCGACGAGGCGACCCGCGCGGCCGTGAAGAAGAACTCCGACATGCGCCGCGACGGCATGTCGCTGCTGCTGCGCGGGGTCAGTGCGGCGCTGGAGCCCAAGGGCGTCGCCGTGGAGATCCTCAAACCGGACGCCGTGCTGCGCGCCGAGCGTGTCCCCGTCGGGCAGATGGGCGACGTGTTCTCCGGCGGCCAGCTGCTCACCGCGGCCATCGCGCTGTACTGCACGATGGCCGCGCTGCGCTCCAACGACCGCGGCAGAAGCGACAAGCACCGGCACGCGGGCACGCTGTTCCTGGACAACCCCATCGGGCGCGCCAACGCGACGTACCTCCTCGAGCTGCAGAGGGCCGTCTCGGACGCGCTGGGCGTCCAACTCCTCTACACCACCGGCCTGTTCGACACGACGGCGCTCGCTGAGTTCCCCCTCGTCATCCGGCTGCGCAACGACGCCGACCTGCGCGCCGGGCTGAAGTACATCAGCGTGGAGGAACACCTCCGGCCGGGACTGCCTCAGCAGGCCCCGGCCGGGGAGGACGAGTCGGTGCACAGCGAGATCACGGCGACGCGGATGTTCAAACGGCCGACGCCCGCGACCAGTTGATCAGGCATCCTCCTTCAGCATGTCCGCGCACTTCTCGCCGATCATCATCGTCGTGATGCACGGGTTGACCGAGATCAGGTCCGGCATCACCGAGCCGTCGGCGACCCGCAGACCCTCGACCCCCTTGACCCGCAGCCGCGCGTCGAGCGGGGCCGAGGCGTCGTCGTCCGCGCCCATCTTCACGGTGCAGGACGGGTGGTAGACGGTGTTGTGGGTCTTGTGGATGTAGTCGAGCAGCTCGTCGTCGGTCCGCACGTCGGGCCCCGGCGCCAGTTCCGCGCCCGCCCAGCCGCTGAGGGCAGGCTGAGAGGCGATCTTCCGGGCCAGCTTCAGGCCGTACGTCATCACGCGCACGTCGTGCTCGTGGGTGAAGTAGCGCGGATCGACCTTGGGCTTGTCCCGGTAGTCGAGAGTGCGCAGCCGTACCGTCCCGCGTGACTTGGCGCGGGTCACGTTCGGCGTGAGACAGAAGGCGTTCTCGGACGTCGGGTAGCCCCAGCGCGCGGTGTTCATGTCGAACGGCACCGAGCCGTAGTGGAACATCAGGTCCGGCCGGTCCAGGCCAGGTTCGGTGTCGTAGAAGATGCCCGCCTCCCACCACTGGCTGGACGTGGTGGTCATCGGCTGCTTGGCGTCCCACATGATGACGCCCTCCGGGTGGTCCTGGAGGTTCTCGCCGACGCCCGCCGAGTCCACCACAACATCGACGCCGACCTCGCGCAGATGCTCCGCGGGTCCGATGCCCGACAGCATCAGCAGCTTGGGGGTGTCGATGGAGCCGCACGACACGATCACCTCGCGCCGGGCGCGCACGGTGCGGGTGTGGATGAGGTCCGGGTCCAGGTACTCGGCGCCTACGCAGCGGCGGCCGTCGAGGACCAGTTTCCTGGCCCGCACTCCGGTGCGTACGTCCAGGTTGGGGCGCTTGCCGATGATCGGGTGGAGGTAGGCCACCGACGACGACTGGCGGATGTTGTTCTCGTCGGAGTTGATCTGGAACCAGTTGGCGCCGCGCACCACCGTCGTACCGGAGTTGAAGGCGGTCGTCGGGATCCCGGCCTGTGCGCACGCCTCCAACAGGGCGCTGCCGCAGGGGTCTTCGCCCTTCAGCGTGCGCAGTTTCACCGGTCCGGTACGGCCGTGGTGGTCGCCGGGAGCGTCGTTGGACTCCAACCGCCGGTAGAGCGGGAAGAGTTCGGCGGCGCTCCAGCCCGTACAGCCCGCGGCCGCCCAGTCGTCCAGGTCCTCGGCGGGTGCCCAGAAGGCGATACAGGAGTTGTGGGACGAACAGCCGCCGAGGACCCTGGCGCGGGCGTGCCGCATGAAGCTGTTGCCGCTGGACTGCGGCTCGACCGGGTAGTCCCAGTCGTAGCCGGACTCCAGCAGGCCCATCCAGCGCTCCAGCTTCATCACGTCGTCGTCGCCGACGTCGCTTGGCCCTGCCTCCAGGACGCACACGGTGACGGTGGGGTCCTCGGAGAGCCGGGCCGCGACCACGTTCCCCGCGGTGCCGCCGCCGACCACTACATAGTCGAACTCATCGATGCTCATGGGAAGTTGACCTCCTTGAGTAGCGCATCAGTCGGTCTTGTGCCGGTCCTCAGTCGGCGGCGGGGGCGGCGAGGGGAGCGGCCGCGGCGGTGTCCTGGAGCCGGTGCTCGGCGAGCACGCCGGTCTTGTGACGCTGGATGAACCAGTAGTAGGCGAAGCCGCCGCCGGCGATCACCGCGACGAACAGGACCGCGCCCCAGCGCAGGTACCAGTGGAAGGGGGCGGCGGCGTTGTAGACCTCGGCGCGCGGCCAGATCAGGTTGATCGTCATGGCCGCGCCCCACACCGCGGCGACGATGTTGACGAGCAGGCCCCAGCGGCCCAGCGAGAACTTGCCGTCGCCCGCGGGCTGCCACTTGCCGCGCAGCCGGGCCACCAGCATCGGTCCGGTGACGCCGAGGTAGGCGAGGTAGATCATGATGATGCCGATGCTGGTCACCACCGTGAAGATCTGCGGCTGACGGATGTTGACGACCAGGATCGCCACGGCGAGCACGCCGATGATCACCGCGGGCAGCACCGGAGTCTGGAAGCGCGGGCTGACCTTGGCCAGCAGCGAGGACGCGGGCAGGTTGTTGTCCCGGGACATCGCGAAGGCCAGCCGGATCGCCGCCGTGTGCACGGCCAGCGCGCAGACGGTGACCGCGATCAGCACGCACCACAGCATCGCCTTGCCGGCCGTCGGGCCGAGCACGTCGAGCACGATGTACTGCAGTCCGTCCGTGGACAGCTTCTCGCCCTTGAGGCTGGAGACGCTCATCAGCGCGAGCAGCAGCACCAGACCGCCCAGGATGAACGAGGCGACGATGGCGCGGATGATGGCGCGCGGCGCGTTGCGCGAGGGGTCGAGGGACTCCTCACCGAGCGAGGCGGCCGTGTCGAAGCCGTACATGACGTACGCGGAGGCCAGCGAGGCCACCATGAACGCGCCCAGATAGCCCGCCGAGTGGCCGGCCCCGGTGCCCTGCGTGTCGGTGACCACCTGCGGGCCTCGTGTGATGTGGACGGCGAACAGCACGATGAGGACGACGGTGGCGACCAGCTCGATGAAGACGCCGGCGCTGTTGATGGTGGCCATCAGCTTCACGCCGAAGGCGTTCACCAGGGTCGTGAACAGGATGAGGACGGTGGCCAGGACCACCGCGTTCGTCGCCACGTCGTACTTCCCGGTGCCGTCGCCCACGAACTGGAAGGCGGACGAGATCTGAGGAAGCGTCAGCTGGTAGGCGAGCGCCACCGCCGAGATCGACACGATGGACGCGATCAGCATCATCCAGCCGGCGAGCCAGCCGAGGTGCGGATTGCCGATCTTCTTCGACCAGTTGTAGACGGAGCCCGCGACGGGATAGCGGGCGGCCAGCTCCGCGAAGCACAGCGCGACCATGAACTGGCCGACGAAGACCATCGGCCACGACCACCAGTAGGCGGGGCCACCGCTGCCGTAACCGAAATAGAAGAGTTGGAAGGTGCCGGTGAGGATCGAGATGTAGCTGATGCCGGCGGCGAAGGTGTGGAAGTTGCCGAGGGTGCGCTTGAGTTCGGGCTTGTAGCCGAACTCGGCGAGTTCGGCGTCGTCATGACCGTGTTGACCTTGTTGGCCGTGTGGTCCGGATGGTGGTTGTTCGGTTGTCGTCATGAGCGGACTCCTGGTGGGCCTGGAGGAGGGGTGGGGAGCGGCTCGTGCGGGTGCCGGGATCAAAGGGGAAGGGGTTCCAGAAGGGAGCTCTTACGCGAACCAGCCCTGCGGGGAAGGGTCGGTGTTGCGCCAGATGTGCTTGGTCTCGCGGTACTCGGCGAGGCCCGAGGGCCCGAGTTCGCGGCCGAAGCCGGACTGCTTGAAGCCGCCCCATTCGGCCTGCGGGACGTACGGGTGGTAGTCGTTGATCCACACCGTGCCGAGCCGCAGCCGGGCCGCGACCCGCTGGGCCTTGGCTTCGTCGGTGGTCCACACGGCGCCCGCGAGGCCGTAGATGGTGCCGTTGGCGAGCCGGACGGCCTCGGCCTCGTCGGTGAAGCGCTCCACGGTCAGTACCGGCCCGAAGGACTCGTCCTGGACGACGGTCATCTCGGGCGAGCAGTCGTCAAGGACGGTCGGCAGGAAGTAGAAGCCCTCGTCGAGCCCCTCGGGATGCTTGCCGCCGCAGCGCAGCACCGCGCCCTCCGCGATGCCCCTCTCGACGTACGCCTCGACCTTGGCGCGGTGCGCGGCCGAGATCAGCGGCCCGGTCTGCGCCCGCTCGTCGAAGGGGCCGCCGAGGCGGATTGCCGAGGCCCGGCGCACCACCTCGTCGACGAACCGGTCGTGCAGCGAGTCCTCGACCAGCAGCCGTGCCCCGGCCGAGCAGACCTGTCCTGAGTGCAGGAACACGGCGGTCAGCGCCATGTCGACGGCCGTCTCGAAGTCGGCGTCGGCGAAGACGATGTTGGGGTTCTTGCCGCCGAGTTCCAGGGCGACCTTCTTCACCGTGCCTGCGGCGGCGGCCATCAGCCCGCGCCCGGTCTGCAGCCCGCCGGTGAACGAGACGAGGTCCACGTCCGGATGGTCGGCAAGTGGAGCACCGGCCTCCGGGCCCGCGCCCAGGATCAGGTTCGCCACGCCGGCGGGGAGTCCGGCCTCCTCGAGGAGCCGCATCAGATGAATGGCCGTATGCGGGGTCAGCTCGCTCGGTTTGAGGACGAAGGTGTTGCCCGCAGCGAGCGCCGGGGCGACCTTCCAGGCCGTCTGGAGAAGGGGGTAGTTCCAGGGGGTGATCAGCGCGCAGACGCCGACGGGTTCGTACACGACCCGGCTGTCCGCGGAGGCCGAGCCCGTCTCGATGATCCGGCCCGGTTCGGTGGCGGCCTGCCGACCGAAGTAGCGGAAGCAGTTCTCGATGTCGTCGATGTCGTACGCGCTTTCGATAAGCCGTTTGCCGGTGTCCATGGACTCGGCGCGGGCCAGCACGTCCTTGTCGCGTACGAGGAGGTCGGCGACGCGCAGCAGCAGGTCACCGCGTTCGGCCGCCGGAGTCGTCGGCCAGGGGCCCTCGTCGAAGGCGCGGCGTGCCGCGGCGATCGCCTCGACGGTGTCCTTGCCGCCCGCCTCGTCGACGACGGCGACCAGCGAGCCGTCGGCGGGACAGTGGATCTCGCGGGTGCGCCCGTCGAGCGCGTTCCTCCAGATGCCGTCGATGTAGAGGGTGGGGACGGCGAGGGCGGGTCTGTCGGTGGTCTCAGCCACGGGGGCCTCCCGGCGAATCGTTTCGTTCAGGCACCGTGGCCTCCCAGCCGCTGGATCAGCCATTCGTGGAAGATCCCGATGTGGTGCTCGGTGGGCACCAGCACACCACCGTTCCGGTAGGCACGCGAGGCCATGGCGGGCTGGGTGCGCTCGCAGGCTTCGAAGTCCTGCTCGTTGACGCGGTGGAAGAGCTCGACCGACTTGGAGACGTCGGCGCCGGATTCGACGACGTCCGGCGCGTACAGCCAGTCGCACTCGACGACCGTGCGGTCCTCCGCGAGCGGGAACATGCGGTGCAGGATGACATGGTCGGGGACGAGATTGATGAAGACCGTGGGTTTCACAGTGATCGCGTAGTAGCGGCGGTCCTGGTCGTCCGCGACCGCGGGGAGCTTGGCGAAGCCCTCGCTGCCGTCGACCGTGAACCCCTTGATCTCCTCGCCGAACTCGGCACCGTGCCCCACGTAGTACTGGGCCGCGAAGCCCTCGGCGAACTCCGGGAGGACATCGGTGAGTTCGGGGTGGATCGTGGCGCAGTGGTAGCACTCCATGAAGTTCTCGACGATCAGTTTCCAGTTCGCCTTCACGTCATAGGTGATGCGCCTGCCGAGGGCGAGGTTCTCGGTGCCGTAGTGCTCGATGGCCGCCGCGTCGCCGAGCCGCTCCACGGCCGCGCCCATCACCGTCTCCTCGAAGGAGGGCGGCTCGTCGGCCAGACACACCCAGGCATAGCCGAGCCACTCGCGCAGCGAGACCTTGACCAGGCCGTACTCGGTGCGGTCGACGTCGGGCATCTTGACCAGGTTCGGCGCGGCGACCAGCTTGCCGTCGAGGTCGTATG
Above is a genomic segment from Streptomyces sp. R21 containing:
- a CDS encoding GMC family oxidoreductase translates to MSIDEFDYVVVGGGTAGNVVAARLSEDPTVTVCVLEAGPSDVGDDDVMKLERWMGLLESGYDWDYPVEPQSSGNSFMRHARARVLGGCSSHNSCIAFWAPAEDLDDWAAAGCTGWSAAELFPLYRRLESNDAPGDHHGRTGPVKLRTLKGEDPCGSALLEACAQAGIPTTAFNSGTTVVRGANWFQINSDENNIRQSSSVAYLHPIIGKRPNLDVRTGVRARKLVLDGRRCVGAEYLDPDLIHTRTVRARREVIVSCGSIDTPKLLMLSGIGPAEHLREVGVDVVVDSAGVGENLQDHPEGVIMWDAKQPMTTTSSQWWEAGIFYDTEPGLDRPDLMFHYGSVPFDMNTARWGYPTSENAFCLTPNVTRAKSRGTVRLRTLDYRDKPKVDPRYFTHEHDVRVMTYGLKLARKIASQPALSGWAGAELAPGPDVRTDDELLDYIHKTHNTVYHPSCTVKMGADDDASAPLDARLRVKGVEGLRVADGSVMPDLISVNPCITTMMIGEKCADMLKEDA
- a CDS encoding APC family permease, with the protein product MTTTEQPPSGPHGQQGQHGHDDAELAEFGYKPELKRTLGNFHTFAAGISYISILTGTFQLFYFGYGSGGPAYWWSWPMVFVGQFMVALCFAELAARYPVAGSVYNWSKKIGNPHLGWLAGWMMLIASIVSISAVALAYQLTLPQISSAFQFVGDGTGKYDVATNAVVLATVLILFTTLVNAFGVKLMATINSAGVFIELVATVVLIVLFAVHITRGPQVVTDTQGTGAGHSAGYLGAFMVASLASAYVMYGFDTAASLGEESLDPSRNAPRAIIRAIVASFILGGLVLLLALMSVSSLKGEKLSTDGLQYIVLDVLGPTAGKAMLWCVLIAVTVCALAVHTAAIRLAFAMSRDNNLPASSLLAKVSPRFQTPVLPAVIIGVLAVAILVVNIRQPQIFTVVTSIGIIMIYLAYLGVTGPMLVARLRGKWQPAGDGKFSLGRWGLLVNIVAAVWGAAMTINLIWPRAEVYNAAAPFHWYLRWGAVLFVAVIAGGGFAYYWFIQRHKTGVLAEHRLQDTAAAAPLAAPAAD
- a CDS encoding aldehyde dehydrogenase family protein; the protein is MADPAAGRPRCLNETIRREAPVAETTDRPALAVPTLYIDGIWRNALDGRTREIHCPADGSLVAVVDEAGGKDTVEAIAAARRAFDEGPWPTTPAAERGDLLLRVADLLVRDKDVLARAESMDTGKRLIESAYDIDDIENCFRYFGRQAATEPGRIIETGSASADSRVVYEPVGVCALITPWNYPLLQTAWKVAPALAAGNTFVLKPSELTPHTAIHLMRLLEEAGLPAGVANLILGAGPEAGAPLADHPDVDLVSFTGGLQTGRGLMAAAAGTVKKVALELGGKNPNIVFADADFETAVDMALTAVFLHSGQVCSAGARLLVEDSLHDRFVDEVVRRASAIRLGGPFDERAQTGPLISAAHRAKVEAYVERGIAEGAVLRCGGKHPEGLDEGFYFLPTVLDDCSPEMTVVQDESFGPVLTVERFTDEAEAVRLANGTIYGLAGAVWTTDEAKAQRVAARLRLGTVWINDYHPYVPQAEWGGFKQSGFGRELGPSGLAEYRETKHIWRNTDPSPQGWFA
- a CDS encoding aromatic ring-hydroxylating dioxygenase subunit alpha, producing MTTIPVSPTRLSPSLVSTLPGRYYTDPEIFRQEQEHLFESMWFCAVRGADLAKAGAFRTVQIGRESVLITRSRTGELRAFLNICRHRGARLCTEESGEVRRNLQCPYHAWTYDLDGKLVAAPNLVKMPDVDRTEYGLVKVSLREWLGYAWVCLADEPPSFEETVMGAAVERLGDAAAIEHYGTENLALGRRITYDVKANWKLIVENFMECYHCATIHPELTDVLPEFAEGFAAQYYVGHGAEFGEEIKGFTVDGSEGFAKLPAVADDQDRRYYAITVKPTVFINLVPDHVILHRMFPLAEDRTVVECDWLYAPDVVESGADVSKSVELFHRVNEQDFEACERTQPAMASRAYRNGGVLVPTEHHIGIFHEWLIQRLGGHGA